One Vicia villosa cultivar HV-30 ecotype Madison, WI linkage group LG5, Vvil1.0, whole genome shotgun sequence genomic window, GCTAgggaatatataaatattatattttagttatatattaatatatttcaatctcttaatttatcaagtgatattTTATCGTATCATAACTTTATTTAAACAACTTATTGGAATATGtgattctatttatttttatcaaaacattttaaaatgaattgatattgaaaatatatatatcttCTTAAAGTTTCTAAATGATTGATACAATTTTATAATTTCATTCAATTAgagattaaaattatttatatttatttgatgtaTTATATTTGATCTTATCATATTAAGAAAGTGAAACATGGTCGGCGGACGTCGTAGACTGGATGTAATCAACGGATGAGGGGTGTATCTGCGGATACTCGATGCCAAAGTCAATATGGATTATAGAGGTACAAGGTTTAGGTTAGAAAAGTGAATGTTTGACTCTCCATCGATCAGAGGAGGGTATTTATAGTGAGCCTCCAACGCAGGACTAATGGTCTCCATTATGGGCGAAAGTCCAAGCCCATAATGAATGATTGTCAGGATTCACACGTGCACGTGGAGGGTGAGCAACATGTGCTCACCATCTTGGGCCAAATGCCCCGTGATCTTCGGAGGCATGGGCGGAGTGTCCATTGCGGGAGGCGAAATCGTCTTCCTTGCCACGCAAGACACGGGAGGCAGTTGATGATGTGTCCTCGGGTGAGGAGTACGTGGGAAATGTTCTCTCCACTGCCCTAGCAGATTAGGCCAGTGTATTGGGTCATCCTCGACACGGATGTGAATTGTCCCCTGCTCGACAGTGGGCCAGCTCTAGGCCTAGTCAAGAACAGGAGACCCCTAAGTCGTTGGTCGTAGACATAGGAGTAATGACTTAGTGTCAACTCGTGCATCGAGGAGGATCGATGGGCACAACACGAAGCAAGTTGCATTCGAGCCCGTAGTGGTGAGCTCGTGTCATCATAGACGTTGCTCGTCGTGGGTGTCTATTGTTTGTGAGTTTGCGAACGTACGGACGATATGTATTGCCAAGGTTTTAGTCGACAATTTCACTTGGCCAAGAAAAGTTTCTAGTATCACAAGGGTCTGAGTACGCACAAGCTCGTTGTTGGAGGCATTGTAAACCACGTCGAGGAGACAATTTTGAGTATGTACCATCTCATTGTTTGGGGCATTGTAAACCACGTCGAGGAGTTTTTTGTTTTTGACATATTGATCGGGTTTAGTGTATGATCCTCGCGAGTCGCCTTTCTGCTCGTGTGTAACACCCcgttttaatttaaattgtttataaattaaataattttgcgATGTGGTGTTTTTGGTGTACGTATTTCGTGAATGTAGGAATATGTTGTTGTGGTTTAGTGAGAGGTTAGTACCTTAGATATGATATAAGTTGAGGTATTAGGGGTGTATGACCGAAAACATAGTGGCATAGAGGTGTAGTGAGAAATCAGTATTTATTTTGTTACTATTAGAATAATAGAatagttattatattttattttatttaaaataattattttaaatgaagAGGGACAAGGTTGGAATTATGATTTAGGGGTCTTAGGGTCAGTGTTGGAATATAATAGAAttgagaagagaaaagagaagacAAAACGTAACAACTGAACAAtcgtagaagagagaagaggagaaagagCACTAGGAGTCTAGGGCAAAGGATTCTCTAGTAGAAAGCTTAAAACCGtcaaatccaaggtaagggtggggttcttacacTATAAGGGTTTGTATTATGATAGGTATGGTAGAAATTAAGTTACATAATTGTATATCCATGTTTGTGTGAATAATTGGGTTTTTGAATGTGTTTATGATGTTATGGTTTATGTATGATTTCGGTGAAATTGGTGGAATTGGTGTTTATATATGAATGATTATATGATGCTGGTGTTAGACTTGAAAAATTGTGACCTATAATGATTTTCTGATATGTAAAATATGGGTTTTGGGGGTTTTTAGGGACAAAAATCGTAGCAGAAAAATTGAAGGTTTTTGGCCTCTGCAACAAATGTAATCGGTTACGCTTCTGGACGTACCCTGTTACACTACTGCTGAcagatttttataaaactttaaaaagccataacttttgactcgggtttCCGTTTGACGCGCTGTTTGGACTGTTTGGAAGCTAAAAATAATATCTTTAATCTAATAATGATTTTgggtttttaaattaataattttctgTTGATAATTTATATCTTGTGTGTCAGTGCTGTATGTAATTAATGCAATGATTTTGGTGATAATTGATGAGGATGTGTTGGGATGATGATCCTATAATGTGTAGACTATATtacgatgttgttgttgttgacctGAAAAGACAAAAATCAATGTTGAAGGTGTATGTCTTGTCGTtttattatgatgttgttgtgattGAAGTGATGATATTTTTGAATGAAGTGTGGATAAATTGCATAATATATtgtatgatgatgttgttgttgctattGTTGTTGCTGGCCTGGAATGGCATAATGTTGAGGGTTGATGCCCTATTATTGCATAATTATATTGCAGTATGACGATGTtgttgttggcctggattggcattgttgaaggcttacgccttgtGGTTGCATAATTGTTGTCGTTGTGTTGCATAAAATGTTGCATTATTGAGTCACATACATTGCATTTTTACGATGGCTTGGATTGGCAAATTAAGATGGCCTCAAGCTCATTGTATGGATTGAGTGCAAACAGCgaagaaggcttatgccttgttgatgcctctaatAACTGGTAATTTGTGAAGGGGGCTTATGtcttgttggtaccacatgcatttgcacagtgtCGGTTATATTGCATTTTCATAATGATGATACGATATTGATTtggttattaatgaatgatgatgTACCGTCGGTTGACTAAATTTGCTAATGTTTTATGAAGTGGCGAATTATGCATGAACTATATCTCCTATATTTATTATTAGGCATTTctttatattgtatgatatctcatctcttctgtttgaatgttacccataTGTTGGTAAAGTTCATGTAATAAGGAATGAAGGCTAATTATCTTCGGTAGTTCGAGTCGGtgtcgtcgctctgatacgtaacactcggggggggTGAATGCTATTTTGATTTATCGTTGAATTTTATTCGATTATTGACAATGGCGGAGCCACGTTGGGACAGGAGGTGGCCATGGCCACCCcaacattttaattattatgatatTTATATATAGTATTTGTACATATATAGACTAGGAACTGAATGGCTAAGTGATTAAAGACTGCTTTGCAACTTTAAAAACCACGGTCCTACTCTTAGCATAACCATTTTAATGTTTACATTTTTTTAAGGTAATGTGAATATTAAAATTTGATCTTAAATTTATCAGCTTAAATTCAAAAGCTTATACCTCTacgattataataattttttttaaccattttaatattacatttttttaagaTAATGTGAATATTAAAATTGAATCTGAAATTTATCAGTTTAAATTCAAAAGCTTATACCTCTACGATTATAATTCAGAATATTAATGGTAATATGTATTTATTTCTATTAATATcaccattttaatatttaagctcAATTATAATGGTTACCATTTtaatatttacatttttttaagGTAATATGAATTTATTTCTATCTCATTTTTAAATTGTCATGTGATCGTGGATGCAATTGTGAGTATTACAATTGCAATTATTATGGTTATTATATTGCGTATTGCGGCGGTTGCTCTATGGATTTTAGTTGAGAGATGTTTGAAATatattctttaaaaatatttgatgttaCAATTTTTCATTACATAGAAAGTAAGTtgaattttgagattatgaaATTTTGTATTTCAATGAGATTATAGCGAGAGGCATTCTTTTAATACACAATTCAATTATGGTCTAATGCGGTTGCAAAGACTATTAGATTAGTCATATTGCGGCTATAATTGCGATTACGTACTGTAATTTAAAATCATGTTGTGTATACTATTTATATTTGTGGCCCCCTCTAAATATTAaacctggctccgccactgattaTTGAAGTACTTGTTTAACTTTGATGATATCTGTTGTTGAACCAAGTTGTTTTGTTGtcttatttgaatcataaatgttTTTTTCGATGCTAAATAAAAGATGTTTTGAAGACTATTTGGTTGTTATCAGTTCATCCTAATTTTggaagtgttatgtatctattttatatatgAGCGGTGTTAATTTTACGAAAAAAATGTGACATCCCATTGTGATGATAAGATTTTTTTATACTCTAATTTTATTATTCGACAGGGTAAAATGGgttgttacattagtggtatcagagcaggtcggttcgtccgaccaagttgtcgagtcagtagaGTAATGTGACAATTGAATACTGCCGATGTGTTGTTTCTTAGTACgggacaagtgtgtgaaacactgtcggtgctTTCATGTTGTTCTAATAATTTGTTTGCAGGAGTGGGATTAAAGCAAGTGGCGAAGAAGCTTATGCTATTCTGAGATGGGTCATGTGAGAACAGTTGGTTCAGTTTGTCGTGGATTGCATAAGTTGGTGAGACTACGTTGTTTTTCGATTTCGAAGGAGGTACAGATTCGTGAATTATATCTAGTGGTCATGTCGAAGTGTCCTTGAGAGGGAATGATCAAGTGTTTGTGTTATGCGTATCTTTAGGATTGGAGGTGATAACACGAAAATATATCGTATTATTTGACTAAATTAacataaattatgtctttattatatattaattatattgttttattttagtattatgctggtattctTATCTTATCGCAGGTATTTAATTTATTTCGAGTTTGAGTGAAAGGCATAGCATTTTGCGAGAAATTACCAGAAAGTGAAGGAAATAAAAGGACCGTAATTAGAAGCCCAATATTGAAGaagaaaatagaagaagaaaaaaaaattaaaatatatatatatatatatatatatatatatatatatatatatatatatatatatatatatatatatatatatatatatatatatatatatatatataaaaagtggTGGGGACACCCGTCCCTCACCAAGGGGACACTCGTCCCACATGCTTCACGtgaaaaaggaagagaaagaaagtGGTGGGGACACCCGTCCCTCACCAAAGGGACACCCACGCCCACTTTCCTTGTCACTACAGGGACGTGCGTCCCTCACGCAAGTGGTCCCCGCCACTTGCGTTTTTCAGTTTAAAATTTTACCGTTTCAAACTGCTCCGCTTCTTCAGCAACTCGCTATTCTTCAGCATTGCGACTCAACACACTGAAGCCCACTCTCCCCTAAATTCTCTCTTCAGCAACTGCATCTTACAACTATATAAGAAGAAGAAACCAACTTGATTAGGTTCCCTTCGTCCACCGTTTTTACCCAGAAATTTGATTAGAATTTAAGCATTTTATTTTCCAGTTTTCTTTTCAATTTCCATTCCTGTTTCAGCTTTTGGTTTCTACACCAGAAATCAAAAGCCCCTTAGTTTGGTTTTAAACTTCCAGAATTAGATCTAGGTTTACTATTCAGTTAATTTATTTCTTCTAcaattggtttgttttccgagaGATAAAGAAGCAAAAGCCTATCGGTCTGTGGAGGATTTGCGTCTGATACTCAAAGCATATTTCAATCTTCAATTTAATTTCcaggtttttatatttatatgtttttgCCATTAATTTCCATATCTGATAACATGTTTGAGTTTATGTCTGTTTATCATTATTATTCTGGATTTGTTATTAATATCATGTCTGGCTAAACGTATTAATACCGGTATGTCATCTTAAGCGAAGGAATTCAGTAACGAATTGGCATAAATATCTTTTTACAATCAAATCTGTTTTCTGGTTCGAttcttaatttaaatattataactgTTTATTACGAGAGTAAAAGCAATATAGaggttaaaattaataagaacGAGAGTTTGCAATTTTAACTGGACAGTGAGAATGAAACGTTAGTTTtgaatacagcgagagcgctttaagattaactgaattttattttttttcaaaaagtatttttggagttttaaatgatacagcgagagcgctcatttaggttcaattttgtagTCGGAGTCAATAAACACGAAAGTGTGAGATAAAGATTTTTAAATAAGTAAATTTCACTGAAAAAAGGATTTGTGTCATTAGGAAAAAAATGCCAACAAGTTACCGAATCCCTGAAGTTAGATAATTACATACCGGTGTTTCCCCATAATTAATTTTAGACTCTCTTAAATTACTTTGCTCCCCGTATTTCGTTAACCAACATCATTAGCCTTAGATATACACCGCAACATTAGATAACAGTAGGTTGATTTTTAGTCCTTTGGGTTCGATAATCTTTAAAGCTACGCgatacgactgtgcacttgcagtcacgaATCTATAGACATACTAAGTTGCGATCAGGAGGGCGATTTTATGACTAAATGTGTGGCCGCTGTGTGTAAGTCCTAATGTATTTTCGAGAATAACTGCGACTTGTCGTTAGAGCGAGATGTTGGATTAATTTGAGGTTATCCTTGGGGTGAACTGTTGGAAGTTAAACAAAGTGATTACGATTTTTTTGATGAGTCGATGATGATTCTTATGGCGGGAGATACATGTTAAGCAAATAGGATAACCCTTAGAAGATGAAGCTCAGATGGTTGCAATGCGTTCAACACTGCATGTTGATCGTGGAGTTGTCAGTGTTGAGTTACCATTGTGTGTGATTTCAATGTTTTGAGTAGTGATAGAGGGATGAACTGCTGTAAATTTGTTGTTAGAATCATATAAGTGATTATTGAATGTTGATTGGTGTTGTGGGATAGTTGTGGATTGCGAGTCAGAGTCAAAACTCGAGGAGAATGGGGTTTTGAGATGATAAAAAAGTTGCAGATTTTTGGTTCTGCAACAAGTGTAACTGGGTACGCTcctgaccgtaaccggttacacaatGATTTTTGGGGTCTGGGAGACGTTGACGTGAGGACGTAACCGGGTACGCTCCtggttgtaaccggttacaccgtCCTTCTAAGGTATGGACGCGATGGTGTGATGTGGTAACCGGGTACGCCCCTAGATATAATCGGTTACCACTAAAGCAGATAGTTTTctgaaaacttcaaaaattcataactggagttctggacgtcTGATTCGAGTTTCGTTTGAAGCCCTGGAAAGCTAACGGAATGaactttgttttaaaaatggttgCAGTACTTGGAATGGATTAGTTTGTCTCATGGTGATGTCTGATGAGTGGTGTAGCTGTTGTTGATCTTGCCCTTAGTACCAGGTACAAGTGGTAAAGGAAAAGTAAATTCAATAGAGATTAGAACTATGTATATAATGGCAAGGTATCGACGTGTGTCAGAGAATACTTGGAGTGTTTCTATCACTAATCGGATATGGGGATGGTATTACCAACATTGCGATTGGAATGAGATACAATGTGAAAATATATGGGTCATCAATATTGTGAGATTTAAggaaaaattagggatttatgaatgTGGTTGAAGTCCTTTACATGgataaatatttcaattaaaacaaTACGAATTATAATGTGTTTGGTACATTATCATTTTTTAGTTGGAGAATGATTAACATTTGCATGATGTTAAGTGAGTGTGAAATAGACTATTATAGGTTTTAGTGATGGTGTCGCTTCGACATGGTCGACTAAGAAGAAATCTGTGGAAGCATCTTTAAACCGCATTAAAAATTATTGAATTATGGTATTTTAGGTGATTTGAGTACAAGTACTAACCTGTACAAACAGACAAGAGAGAGAGTGAACTTAGCCTTTCTAATTTGAAAAAGTGGATTATTTggataaaaaaaatctatattgTTTGTTTTATCTATCTACTGTTTTTTTATTGTTACTTTTTTTattgcaaaagagattttctttaaaaaaatgattaaagGTAAAATATTTAactagtaataaaaaataaaaaatcgaaAACGTTGGAAGGTTATGATCCACACAATCTGATGAAGCGAAATCACCCGCGAAACCGTTATTGTGATTCGGGATAAGGCAGATAGATACACAAACACACAGATAGCTAGAAACACAATTCGAGTTCGTTCCAATGGCGACTCTGCAATTCACATTCACCGATTCATCTACTCTATGCAGACCGTTATTATCTCAATTACCTTCTAAATCTATTCATTCTCGAACTCGAAGCTTCGTCGTCAAAGCTTCCTCCGAACTCTCCAGAACGAGGAGACAGTTCATCGCGGAAACCACGGCTATATCGGTGTTGGTACCTTCTCAGTTGGTGAAAGCTGAAGAAACTCTTTCGGAGTGGGAAAGAGTTTATCTACCTATCGATCCTGGTGTTGTCCTTCTGGATATCGCTTTTGTGCCTGAAGACCCTAACCATGGTAATTCTTGTTTCATTCTTTTTACTTTTTTTGTGTTTGGTTTAACTTCAGAGTTGATTatttcatttaaaagtgattttagtTTAAATGCATTATGAGTTTGATTATTGTTACTTAATATTGATtatctatgaagcacggacactccGAAAAAGACGCTGGCACTGACACGAGGACACTTGtaattatttgaaaaaataaataaattataggtaatcacaagtgtcggtgcAAGTGTGTGATACCGACACGGACACacattttttcagaggtgtcggtgctacatagtTGATTATGCATGTATTGTTAGACTGAGTTAACTTAGGGAAGAGCTTATGTAAACAACACGACATATCCATTCGCTCTTTTtagcttattttcataagttaTTATGGATATCTTATATGATATAATTtgactttaatttatttttgttatagaaatagtATATACTTAAGTTCTTAAATGGCAATCTCACTTGTGCTATAAATGTTCAATATGTGTGTTTGGATTGGTGAGGAACATAATTGATTTTcatagaattgagtttggtagaagtGATTTTGATTGagttgagtttggtagaattgagtttagcataattgatttatgtttggatacatttatgtaaaagtgaggtGAACaacaaatttcagtgtaaaaattacGTTTAAACTTATAAGCTACTAATTCTAGTTTAAGTAGGATCAATTCTGAAAGCATAATCAATTCTACTCACTATAGCGGATATACATGGCAGTTTTTGTGCTCAGCGTAATGGTAAATATTGGCTGCTATTGTGGGTTTTTCCGCCATAATCCGCAATAATGATGCCGCAAAGCGGCCGgtatggcgggattttggctctccgccatcAACAACACTGATTCTACTTTAGAAGAACTAAACACTTCAAAATCActccagaatcaattctatacCTATAGAATTGATTTTGTCTCTTCCAAAAGCCAAATCAGACATACTataattttttatccaaaaagaACCTAGAATGATAAAACTagtttttgtattggattggaAAGATTGCACTAATTTTTCCATCAATTTTGTTTCTAACGTAGAAGGATGCAAACATACATACAATCACTTTATTTTAAACTTGATTATAACGAAATTGAATTTTACATAATTTGATCTTTTCAAAATCACGTTTATGAAATGCTTGTATACTTGGtctgtttttgttgtttgaagTTGTATTGTAAAATGGAAACGGTGTTGGTGTGCTAGGTTTTCTCCTGGGGACGAGACAAACCCTTTTGGAGACTAAAGATGGAGGAAACACTTGGGCTCCACGATCTATTCCATCTGCAGAAGATGAAGATTTTAACTATAGGTTTAATTCTATCAGCTTCAAAGGGAAAGAAGGATGGATAGTGGGAAAACCTGCAATTCTGCTCTACACTTCTGATGCTGGAGATAGTTGGGAAAGGATACCACTCAGTGCTGAGCTTCCAGGCGATATGGTATACATGCATCATCCAAATACAATACAGTAGTAAATTTACACTAATTTTGCATCAAACCTGCTTTCAGATTCAAAAATCTAAACATAAATCACATAAATCAAATGCTCACATAAGTTGTTAAATATGTAGGTATACATAAAGGCGACTGATGACAAGGGTGCGGAGATGGTGACTGATGAAGGTGCAATATATGTTACTGCAAATAGAGGATACAATTGGAAGGCTGCTGTTCAGGAATCAGTTTCGGCTACGCTTAATAGGTGAGTTTCCGAGAGACAAAAAACCAAACTTTGTTTGATGTAACTGTCTGAGAATGCAGAATGTATGTgtatggatgaatgcataatACTACTTAAGAAATGCAACTATTTTAAATTAGGAAGTGAACTTAGCCAACATTTTGATTGAAGAAAACTCTATTCTATGCTGGAGATTAGAAATACGGAAAGTCCAGCGTTAATACTTTTGGAAATTGGATGGTTTTTATGATGCTATTAAAGAACAAATTCAACTTTTTATCTATATGTTACAAAATCTCCTTAGACGGTCTATCTTTCACAATTTTCAATACTGCAAATATTGTATTTTGGTTTTATACATCAAGACATTTATCTAGCTATGTTGCCTCTTCAGAACAGTTTCTAGTGGTATTAGTGGTGCAAGTTATTACACTGGAACTTTCAATACTGTCAATCGATCTCCCGATGGAAGGTATGTTGCAGTCTCAAGTCGTGGCAACTTCTACTTGACCTGGGAGCCTGGTCAGGTGAGGCTTTTACTTCAATGACGCCTTTTGCTTTTATTTGCTTGGTAGCTTTACTTTTAGATTGGAGTTTCGATTATTTTTAAGCATTTAACTAAATTTAACTCATCAATAGGAAAATTTGTAGCAGCAATTCCTATAAACTGAGCTGGTAGTACAGTACTACAGTTTATATGCAGTTGCCAAACTAATGAAAGTTGCTAACTGTGGCCTATTTAAATATACAGGAATACAGAATACTATTAcatcattattttaaaataaaacataatagtTTGATGCATTAAAAATTTTCTTGGGAGTATTATTAACATTGAATCTCTTTGATAAGGAGTCGATATGAACTATATTTTAGCATGATGCAGACCCAGGAATTTTCCTGTATACCCACcactttaagaaaatatttttgtttgtttttatctaAATATGATGTCATAGGATAGACCTCCTGAAGAAAAAAAGTCTACCAACAGACAAAAATATAAGAGATCCTCACTTTTCCTTTTTGCACTGTTGAAATATATACTTTCTTCCTCAATGCATCATAATGCCTTAGCCTGTACTTGTTGTAATATATGTCTTTAATGTACAAGTATTTTCCTTGTGGTAGATGAGTTTTCCATTTAGCCATAGATGTttggttgatatttcttcttcACTAATAGTAATAGTGCTTAACTACATGTTTATGTAATTTTCAGGCGTACTGGCAGCCACATAACAGAGCAGTTGCTAGAAGAATCCAAAACATGGGATGGAGAGCTGATGGAGGCCTGTGGCTTCTTGTCCGTGGAGGTGGTCTGTATCTCAGCAAGGGCACGGGGGTACTTAATACTGATAATTTCATTCTAGTGTACCAATATGATACTAGCAGTCTTCCTTTTCACTCCTTTTCTTCTAGATAATCTTCTTTTTCTTATGTGGTCTTCCTTTTCACTCATTTCAAGTCTTTCTGGATAATTTTTGCTTGTCTTTTATTCAATATTAGTTTTGTTAACGAAAGGTATTTTATTGTTACAGATAACTGAAGAATTTGAGGAAGTTCCTGTTCAAAGCCGGGGGTTTGGCATTCTTGATGTTGGATATCGTTCAACGGTAAAGTTTTACTGCATTCATAGTGATTCCAATTTGCTAAATTACACTGCTTCTTTGTTGAATGAACAAATTCTTGCTTGTATCAGTCTTAAAATAAATTAAGCATTCGCAATATGACTATTTCCTCTGCAGTTCTTTCAATATTATTAGTTTCAAATTTTGCGGAAAATGGTGAAAACaactttatatataaaatttgcaAAATTATGCATACAGGATGAGGCTTGGGCAGCAGGTGGGAGCGGTGTTCTCTTGAGAACTAATAACGGTGGCAAGTCATGGATTCGTGACAAAGCTGCTGACAATATTGCTGCAAACTTATACGCAGTAAAGTGAGTACAACTATTACTAGACTCCAGTTTTATATAATTGTTCTTAATTATGAGTGTACACTTCGAAATCACAAATTACTTGGTAGAGCTCATGCCCCAACCAAACCAAGTTCCTCGTGTTGATATATCCTCCACTTATATTGTTCCATATGTGCTTGTGATACTTCTTTCCTATTCGCAAAATATGCAAAAAGAATCGACCAATAATATTTTGTAGAATATAAATTATACAATAGTGTGTGACTGATGAGGCTTAAGATATCTTCCACATCTGTTCCCATTTGTCCCTTTCTCCTTTTATACACACATGCCTCGCTCTTTAGGCCCAATACCACtactttccttttcttctttcccCTTCCTATAAACATGCACCATAAACCTATCAGATGCAATTATAGAAAATAATACTTTACCTGTTATGTTGTTAGCACGGATGAAAAACTTTCCACAATATAAATTAAGTTCACAGGAGCGTGAAGGTTAGAGTTGAGTTTGTAAAACTTGTATGATAAAATCTTGTAAATGATTAATGATCTACTTGCTGCAGGTTCATTGATGACAAAAAGGGATTTGTATTGGGAAATGATGGTGTCTTGCTTCGCTACCTTGGATAGAGCTTTAATTCAACAAGGTAATAACAGTTTCCTGTTTCTAGCTAACATAAGCCATCTTTTAATGTACTAGTTCCAGCTGCATCATGTAACTGTGTATAGTTTAATAATTGGTAGGATTCATCTCATACAATTAAATCAAAAGTAGGGTGAAAGCCCAAGTTAGAATATTGGTTTAAGGTGATCTTATGgtgttaattttttattgaaatatgGAATTTTCAGGTTTGTCAACTCAATTACAATTTTGTAGCAGATTAAATATCCATGCTTAGTACTATTCATTACGGTGAAGAGAGCTCTTGAATCAAATCAGTTCCTTGACGTGATGCTGAAAAATGTGAGAAGATGTGAAACATTCTTCACTACTATGAATATATTATGCCGATTTAACATTGTAATTGCCATACTACTATTACATTTAAATGCAAAGTGCTATATATATGTTGTAATGTTGAAGCCGAGTGCTTAGCTTCAACAACCAGTAATTCAAAAATAACAGAGAAAGCTAAGATGATTCCAAATTAACTTCAAGACTCTAAGTAACACGTGGCTTATGGTAGAACTTGCGTCTACACGGACAATGAAAAGGGAGTGatcaaattaaaatgaaaatgcaCAAATTAACATATAGACACAACATTAAACATGAATAAAACGTGAATAATATGGCAACGAAACGATCACACTAATACACTTATTTACTCACATTTCATAAATTAATATTGACACAAATTGATTTACATTTACATTTATATAATTGTcagcaacactctctttttaaCACTTTCTTAAACACTCAC contains:
- the LOC131602212 gene encoding photosystem II stability/assembly factor HCF136, chloroplastic-like, with the translated sequence MATLQFTFTDSSTLCRPLLSQLPSKSIHSRTRSFVVKASSELSRTRRQFIAETTAISVLVPSQLVKAEETLSEWERVYLPIDPGVVLLDIAFVPEDPNHGFLLGTRQTLLETKDGGNTWAPRSIPSAEDEDFNYRFNSISFKGKEGWIVGKPAILLYTSDAGDSWERIPLSAELPGDMVYIKATDDKGAEMVTDEGAIYVTANRGYNWKAAVQESVSATLNRTVSSGISGASYYTGTFNTVNRSPDGRYVAVSSRGNFYLTWEPGQAYWQPHNRAVARRIQNMGWRADGGLWLLVRGGGLYLSKGTGITEEFEEVPVQSRGFGILDVGYRSTDEAWAAGGSGVLLRTNNGGKSWIRDKAADNIAANLYAVKFIDDKKGFVLGNDGVLLRYLG